The DNA region TAAAGAAGGCCACTGTGAAGACCAGGCCTCAGGGGCAGTTTGCTGTTCCCCCTCCACACCACAATTTAACTCCCTTGATGTCATTGCAGATGTGAATCCCAAGTACCAGTGTGATCTGGTGTCTAAAAATGGGAACGATGTATATCGCTATCCCAGTCCACTTCATGCCGTGGCCGTCCAGAGCCCGATGTTTCTTCTTTGTCTGACGGGGAACCCtctgagggaagaggagaggcTTGGTCACCGTGCGAATGACGTTTGTGTCGGAGCTGAGCTCGACTCCACCAAAACAGACAATTCCTTACCATCTCCAAGCACTTTGTGGTCGGCTTCCCACCCTTCATCCGGTAAGAAAATGGATGGCTACATTCTGAGCCTCATCCAGAGAAAAACACACCCTGTAAGGACCAACAAACCTAGAACCAGTGTGAATGCTGACCCCACAAAAGGGCTCCTGAGGAATGGGAGCGTTTGTGTCAGAGTGACTGGTGGTGTCTCACAAGGCAACAGTGTGAACCTTAAGAATTCTAAGCAGGCGTGTTTGCCGTCTGGTGGAATACCCCCTTTGGACAATGGGACATTCTCCCCGCTGAAGCAGTGGTCAAAAGAATCAAAAGTGGAACAATTGGAAAGCAAGAGGTTGCCCTCTCCAGCGCGCTGCTCGCCAGGTGCTGTCACTGAACTTCCAAGTAAGCATGTGCCAAAAAATGTCAAAGCAGCCTCCCAAGAAAATGCTTGGTGTCCTACTGGTGTGGCAGGGGAGTCCCCTAAAGAAAGTGGTCAGGTCTCAGCTGCCTCTCCAAAAGAGAGCCCTGGGAGAGTACCTGCCCCCCTGCAAGAGAGCAGGGTTGTCCAGCCACTGAAAAAGGTGTCACAGAAAAGCAGCCTGCAGGCTGTTCCTCCTCCTGCTGCTCcactcctgccctccctccctgtgGAAGAGAGGCCTGCCTTGGATTTCAAAAGCGAGGGCTCTTCTTCCCAAAGCCTGGAGGAAGGGCATCTGGTCAATGCTCAATTCATCCCAGGGCAGCAGCCTAGCGTCAGGCCCCATCGCGGCATCAAGAACGCCGGAATCCCGAAAAGCTTAACCCTAAAGCACAGAGTCCAGGCTCTTCACGGGGTGGAACACAGTCTGCCGACCGTGAGAGAGAAAAGCCGGGCAGTGAGCAAGAAGTGCCGGTTTCCCGATGACCTGGATACAAGTAAGAAACTGAAGAGAGCCTCCAACAAGGGGAGGAAGAGTGCAAATGCCCAGCCTGAGGCGGGTCTTCCCAGTAGGCCCCTGGGCGGCGGCCACAGGGCTGTGAGCAGGTCTCATGACCACGGACGCGATGCAATTGTGGCCAAACCTAAGCATAAGCGAGTCGATTATCGGCGGTGGAAGTCGTCCGCTGAGATTTCCTATGAGGAGGCCCTGAGAAGAGCCCGGAGAAACCGCAGGGAAAACGTGGGTGTGTATGCAGCGCCAGTCCCTCTTCCATATGCAAGTCCCTACGCTTACGTAGCTAGTGACTCTGAGTATTCGGCCGAGTGCGAGTCCCTGTTCCACTCCACCGTGGTGGACACCAGTGAGGACGAGCAGAGCAATTACACCACGAATTGCTTTGGGGACAGTGAGTCTAGCGTGAGTGAAGGGGAGTTTGTGGGGGAGAGCACAACCACCAGTGACTCTGAAGAAAGTGGGGGATTAATTTGGTC from Elephas maximus indicus isolate mEleMax1 chromosome 10, mEleMax1 primary haplotype, whole genome shotgun sequence includes:
- the DACT1 gene encoding dapper homolog 1 isoform X1; the encoded protein is MKPSPAGTARELELQAPARGEQRAAELEGRWREKGEADTERQRTRERQEATLAGLAELEYLRQRQELLVRGALRSAEGLGAVAPRAGELPAEAAQRSRLEEKFLEENILLLRKQLNCLRRRDAGLLNQLQELDKQISDLRLDVEKTSEEHLETDSRPSSGFYELSDGASGSLSNSSNSVFSECLSSCHSSTCFCSPLEATLTVSDGCPKSADLIGWLEYKEGHCEDQASGAVCCSPSTPQFNSLDVIADVNPKYQCDLVSKNGNDVYRYPSPLHAVAVQSPMFLLCLTGNPLREEERLGHRANDVCVGAELDSTKTDNSLPSPSTLWSASHPSSGKKMDGYILSLIQRKTHPVRTNKPRTSVNADPTKGLLRNGSVCVRVTGGVSQGNSVNLKNSKQACLPSGGIPPLDNGTFSPLKQWSKESKVEQLESKRLPSPARCSPGAVTELPSKHVPKNVKAASQENAWCPTGVAGESPKESGQVSAASPKESPGRVPAPLQESRVVQPLKKVSQKSSLQAVPPPAAPLLPSLPVEERPALDFKSEGSSSQSLEEGHLVNAQFIPGQQPSVRPHRGIKNAGIPKSLTLKHRVQALHGVEHSLPTVREKSRAVSKKCRFPDDLDTSKKLKRASNKGRKSANAQPEAGLPSRPLGGGHRAVSRSHDHGRDAIVAKPKHKRVDYRRWKSSAEISYEEALRRARRNRRENVGVYAAPVPLPYASPYAYVASDSEYSAECESLFHSTVVDTSEDEQSNYTTNCFGDSESSVSEGEFVGESTTTSDSEESGGLIWSQFVQTLPIQTVTAPDLHNNPTKTFVKIKASHNLKKKILRFRSGSLKLMTTV
- the DACT1 gene encoding dapper homolog 1 isoform X2 — protein: MKPSPAGTARELELQAPARGEQRAAELEGRWREKGEADTERQRTRERQEATLAGLAELEYLRQRQELLVRGALRSAEGLGAVAPRAGELPAEAAQRSRLEEKFLEENILLLRKQLNCLRRRDAGLLNQLQELDKQISDLRLDVEKTSEEHLETDSRPSSGFYELSDGASGSLSNSSNSVFSECLSSCHSSTCFCSPLEATLTVSDGCPKSADVNPKYQCDLVSKNGNDVYRYPSPLHAVAVQSPMFLLCLTGNPLREEERLGHRANDVCVGAELDSTKTDNSLPSPSTLWSASHPSSGKKMDGYILSLIQRKTHPVRTNKPRTSVNADPTKGLLRNGSVCVRVTGGVSQGNSVNLKNSKQACLPSGGIPPLDNGTFSPLKQWSKESKVEQLESKRLPSPARCSPGAVTELPSKHVPKNVKAASQENAWCPTGVAGESPKESGQVSAASPKESPGRVPAPLQESRVVQPLKKVSQKSSLQAVPPPAAPLLPSLPVEERPALDFKSEGSSSQSLEEGHLVNAQFIPGQQPSVRPHRGIKNAGIPKSLTLKHRVQALHGVEHSLPTVREKSRAVSKKCRFPDDLDTSKKLKRASNKGRKSANAQPEAGLPSRPLGGGHRAVSRSHDHGRDAIVAKPKHKRVDYRRWKSSAEISYEEALRRARRNRRENVGVYAAPVPLPYASPYAYVASDSEYSAECESLFHSTVVDTSEDEQSNYTTNCFGDSESSVSEGEFVGESTTTSDSEESGGLIWSQFVQTLPIQTVTAPDLHNNPTKTFVKIKASHNLKKKILRFRSGSLKLMTTV